In Hydrogenobacter sp., the DNA window TCGTTGAAGCAGGAAGCTCCTCAAGTTATTGAGGAGAGGAGGTCACAGAGTTTAGACCATTTTCCCGAATAGAGACCTAAGGATACTGTGGCTTCTTCACCTATAAGCGAGGGATCAAAAGGTAAGTAAGTGTCCTTTGCCTTTTTAAGCCCATCTATGTGTATGCTTGACTTGTTGGTAAAAGCGTTTTTTCCAAGAAGAGGTTTGTTTGGGTTTACATCAATGTTGCATAACTTTATAAAGTTCTTTATTATCTGGTAGAGGATGTCTGCTTTTATACCCGTGTCTATACCTTGAATAAGCTCAAGATAAAAGACCACTTCCTCAAGAGGAGTTATACCGCACCGTTCACCCAATCCAAGCAAAGAAGCGTTTATGTATTTAGCTCCGGCAAATACAGCGGTTATGGAATTTGCTGTTGCCATGCCAAAATCATTATGGAAATGCACTTCCACATCCGAAAGAGGAGACACTGCCCTAACAAGGTAAATAGTTTGTAAAGGGTTTAGTATTCCTACCGTATCCGAGAGTCTTACCCTGTCCGCTCCATCCCTTTTGACATAATCAACGAACCTTAGGACAAATCCTGTATCAGCGCGGGACACATCTTCAAGACCCACCGAGATATAAAGACCCTTGGATTTTATAAAAGGGATTATTTCTTCTGCAAGTCCCAGCACATAGTCCCTTGTCTTCCCAAATTTCTTTTCTATCATAATGTCGGAAGATGGGAAAGCTATTTCTACTCTTTTAGCACCGCATTCTAAAGACTTTTCCAAATCCTTTATATTTGCCCTGTTCCAAGCAATTACTTTATCGCCAAACTTACTATTTACCAATTCCTTTATGTAGCTCCTTTCCTCTTCACTGTGTGCAGGGACACCCACCTCTATTTCATGGATACCTGCTTGGGCAAGAAGGAAAAAAAGCTCTCTTCTTTGCTTGTAAGAAAGTTCAATGTTAGCGGATTGCATACCCTCCCTCAAGGTTGTGTCCGTTATAAAAATTCTCATAGTGTATGCTCCACACGTGCCAGTATGTTGCTTAGATGGTTTAAAAATGTACTTACTTCCTTTAAAGAAGTGAAGGGTGGAATTCTAAAAGAAAGTGCATCTTCAAAACCCGCCTTTTGTTTTATCCTTTTCTTTAAACCACTTACCATGCATGGAGAAGAATAGCCTAAGAAAATTCCACCTCTTTCCATAAAGGATGCAAGCACCTCCATACTTGTCTCTTTTAAACCATAAGAAAAAAGCCCGGGAGCTTTACATCCCTTTTTGAAGATGGGTGGTAGAAACATCCTTTCTTCCAAGTAATGGTCGTTTGTCTTGAGATTACTTTCTATGGCTTCCCTCCACTCTACCAAAACCTTTATGGATTGAGCTAAAGTGTATATGCCAAAAAGATTTTCCTCCCCAGCTCTCAATCCCCTTTCCTGAGTCCCACCTTCTATAAGAGGTTTTAGCCTGATGCCTTTTTTAATGTATAAGAATCCTACCCCTAAGGGTCCCAAAAGAGATAAACTATCAAAACTTGCCATATCAAGGTCCTTTATGTTTACGAGAGAGTCTGGATAATAAACGCCCCAGAAATCAAAATGGCAGAGAATGTCTGGCTTGCTTTCCTTAGCCACCTTCAATATTCCCTTTACATCCCTGAGGGTAGCAGTTTCCCTACATACCGCACCCATGGTAATGAGCAGTGTGTCATCATCCATATATTCCTTGACCTTCTGCGGTTCCACCCAACCACTGCTGTCCGTAGGAATATATATAACTCTAAACCCCTGTTTTTCTAAAGTTTTTAGTGGATGGATTATGGAAGAGTGTTCAAAATCTGTTGTGATAATGCTTCCTACTTTATCAAAAAGGCATCCCTTTATGGCAAGGTTGTTGCTTTCTGTAGAGCTTGAGGTGAAAATGACCTCTAAATTGGCACATCCCAGAAAGTCGGATATGATACCTCTTGACTTAACGAGTATTTCCTTTGACTTCATGGAAAGGGCGTGCAACCCTAATGGGTTTATAAAGAAGTATGGCAATTGGCGAGATATCCCTTTAATTACATTAGGAAATGGTGTTGAAGATAAGGGGTCAAACATCATCTGCAAATTCCTCTATGCCAAGTTTTATAAGCGTTTCCCTCTTTGGTATTCCTTCTCTATCCCAGCCGAATGCTTCGTAAAACTCATCAAGCATAGCATCCAGATCCTTCTGTGTAGTTCTTTGTCCCCTTTCTGTTGTCTCTTCCTTAATCCTTTTTGGTAGTGTGTCGTCCTTTCTTGAAAACCCTTCTCTTACATTGAAGAGCCTCTCAAGGGTGTAAATCCTTTCCCCTATCTTATAGAGGTCTTCTATATCTATATTCCAGTCCATAACTGCGTTTACCATTTCTAAAATTTTCTCGTTTAGTTTAAGCCCTACAACCCTTTCAGCGCTGAGGCAGTATATAATGCTATTTACTATACTTGTCCATACGGCAAGGTCTTTGCCGACTTTCCCCTTGCCTTTACACCTTCCTATGGGTATTATGTTGTTTTCTTCCATGCCCGGTCTTATATCGCAGTGAACAGGTCCTCGGTTTGATACTGCATAAGCAAGTGCTTGTGTCTTTATTGCTCTGGGAGAGTGTCCTGCTATCTCCATTCCCTTTACTGTCATCAGAAAGTCTTCACCCACACCCAATAACTCTGAAGCCCTTTGAGAACCCTCGGCAAGTATATCTCCTATACCTTCCCTAAAGGCTATTTTTTTGAGCAATTTCTTAACTGCATCTGTATTTCCAAAGTGAAGGTCAAGGTCATCAAGCTCCCTCTTACCAAGAAGCCCTTTTTCAAAGCATTCCATAACCCATGCCACTACACCACCGGCTTGAATTTGTCCAAGCCCAAGCTCATCGGTCAGCCGGTCAAGGCTTATAAGTTCCTCAATGTCCCCGTTGCCTATTATCGTCCCCATAGAAAAAACGCCTTCATATTCTGGTCCTACAGTAAAGGCGTCACCTCCCACCGTGTACTTTCCACAGGGAACTATACAACCAAAACAAGACACATCTTTGATCACCCTTTTCCTTAAGGCTTCACCACTGATGCTTTCAGCACGGTCAAAGGTTTCTCTCATCCAGTTATAGGAGGGTAAAGCACCAAGATGCTGAAGATGCATAACACCCGCCGATGTTCCAAACTTTATCAGGTTTTTAATGCCGGGATGATCGTAAACGGTCTTTTCAAAAGACTTTATAAAGTCCATCAGCTTGTAAGGATTTTTGGGTTTTACCAACTTAGTTCCTCTTACGCTTATCGCCTTTACCTTTTTAGAGCCTAAAACCGCACCAATACCTCCGGTACCCACCGCTCTTAAGTCCGATATAATGCAGGCATATTTTACAAGGTTTTCACCAGCAGGACCTATGACTAAGGTTTTTATATCTTCCCCATACCTCTCTTTTAAGATTTTTTGAGTTAGGCTCGTATAAACGCCTTTTAAGTCTTCCGCCTTCTTAAAGTAAACCTTATCATCCTCTATGTGTATGTGAGTCCATTCTTCACAAGCACCACATATGATTATGCCATCCCATCCTGCAAACTTTATTTCTTGACCGAACTTCCCTCCACAGAAACCCTTTGTAAAACCACCCGTCTGAGGTGATTTGGAAACCACGCAAAACTTAGAAGCCATGGGAACAAGAGTACCGTTGGCAGGTCCGGTATTTATAATTAATACATTATCTTCCGAAAATGGGTTTGAGCCTCTTTTACTTAATTTATAAAGTAGATAAGTCCCTACGCCGTTCCCGCCCAAGTATTTTTTGATCTTCTCCTCCTCTACATGGAAGTCTTCATACTTTCTTTCAGTAAGGTTTATGAAAAGATATCTTCCCCACCAGCTCATGTAATCACCTCTACGGCTTTAAGTATGCAGAAATCTACACAGTAAAACCCTTTACACTCACCGCATTCTCTTACTCTGTAAGCTACCGGCCTGTTGCTTATGTCTGTTATGACTTCTATGGAAGAAAGTCTTGGGTTAAAACCACCGCTTTTGTAAAAGGAACAGGCAAGCATGCATCTTTTGCAACCAGAGCATAGACTGAGGTCTATCTTCAACATACTTAGCCTCCAGCTGTTGGAAGGGTTATGATAAGCTCGTCGCCTTCGTGTACCTGCTTTTTAAAGTCTTCAACAACCTCCCCGTTTAGTATAATAAGCACGCCTTCCCAAAGTCCGTTTCCGCTGAAGATAATTCCTCCAGTATCCTTCATATCCGCAACCCTTTTTATAGCTTCTTCAACAGACCTGATACCCTTGACTTCTAAAACCTCTTCACCCATCACATAGGCCAGGTAGCCTAACAGCCTTATCCTCATCACCTTATTATTTAGCAATTTTTGTGCCAAGGCTTTGGACGCACCTTTTGTTATCTTCTGTGCAAAATTTGTAATGTTTCTTACAAAAGCTTACCTTTCTGTGAGGCATGAAAGTTGCATATATTATAGTGAGATGGATAGCGATGAAGTGCTAAGGAAATTTATGAGTGCTGAGCTTAAGCTTTTTTACAATCTCTCCAAGAAGCTCGTTGCAATGAATACACAGCCTGAACAGGTCATACTTGATGTGGTGCGTATGCTTGGAGAGCTTGAAGGAATAAAGAGAGTAGCCTTTTACATAGCGGAACAGGGTTCTTCAAAAATATCCTTAGTTTCCAGCATAGGCGTAGAAGAGAAAAACATAACGCTAAACAAAAAAGAGGGTGTGGTTGGTTTTATCTTTGATAAGGGTTATCCTGTAGTTATCAAGAGTTTGTCTGAAGAGCCTCTTTTCCTTAATAAAATAAAAAGAAACGACCTGAACGATGTGAGCTTCTTAGGTGTTCCTATAAAGTATAACGACAGCGTGGTTGGGGTTATAACCGTCGATTTGCGTAAAGATTACATAGCCACAGCACATCTCATTGACCTTCTGGTAATGCTATCTAACCTTATAGGAAATTACATATACACTTATGTCAAACTCAGGGAAAAGGAGGGGGTTTTAAAAGAAGAGATAGCAACACTAAAAAGGGAGCTGATAAAAAAATTCACAGTTGAGGGCTTTGTGGGTATCAGCAAAGCTTATCACAACGTTATAAAGCAGGTTATGAAGGTGGCAGAGCTTGATGTAACCGTTATGATGAGAGGAGAGTCCGGCACAGGGAAAACCACTTTAGCCAAGGTTATACATTATCTATCGCCGAGAAAGAACAGGCCTTTTGTTGAGGTCAACTGTTCTGCTATACCTACAGAGCTTCTTGAGGCAGAGCTTTTCGGCTATGAAAAGGGGGCGTTCACAGGCGCATATACCACCAAGATGGGAAAGGTGGAGGTAGCAAATGGAGGAACTTTATTCTTTGATGAGATAGGAGACCTGAGCCTCGCAGTTCAAGCCAAGCTTCTAAGGTTTATGCAGACTAAGGAGTTTGAAAGGTTGGGAAGCAATAAAACTCTGAGGTCAGATGTGCGGATAGTAGTAGCCACAAACAGAAACCTTGAGGAGATGGTGTCAAAGGGTGAGTTTAGGGAAGACCTTTATTACAGGATAGCGGTGTATCCCATATACATACCACCCTTGAGGGAGAGGAAAGAAGATATACCCGTTTTGGTGGAACATTACATAAAGCAGATAAGCAGTATGATGGGCAGGAGAATAAGAATGGACAGCGAAACCCTCAGGGTACTGGTCTCCTGTAGCTTTCCCGGGAATGTAAGGGAGCTGGTAAACTGCCTTACCCGTGCTGCCATAAGCTCTAACACAGGTGTTATAAAACCCCAAGACCTTTCCTGCATAGGCTCAGGTATGTGTTTTTCCCATATGGTAAAACAAACCAAAAATACAGAGACAAAGGAGGACTTAAAAGAGGGGAAGCCTGAGACAAGTCCACCGAAGGACGAGAGGACATTGATAATAGAGGCCCTTGAAAGGACGGGTTATGTTCAGGCAAAAGCTGCCAGACTGCTGGGTATGAGCGTAAGACAGTTAAACTATAGAATTAAAAAATACCGTATACAAATAAAAAAGATTTAACCCTTGCGTAGATTTTCCTACACACATTGTAAGATTAAGAACAAAACATAACACATACCGAAGGAAGG includes these proteins:
- a CDS encoding homocitrate synthase, whose amino-acid sequence is MRIFITDTTLREGMQSANIELSYKQRRELFFLLAQAGIHEIEVGVPAHSEEERSYIKELVNSKFGDKVIAWNRANIKDLEKSLECGAKRVEIAFPSSDIMIEKKFGKTRDYVLGLAEEIIPFIKSKGLYISVGLEDVSRADTGFVLRFVDYVKRDGADRVRLSDTVGILNPLQTIYLVRAVSPLSDVEVHFHNDFGMATANSITAVFAGAKYINASLLGLGERCGITPLEEVVFYLELIQGIDTGIKADILYQIIKNFIKLCNIDVNPNKPLLGKNAFTNKSSIHIDGLKKAKDTYLPFDPSLIGEEATVSLGLYSGKWSKLCDLLSSIT
- a CDS encoding aminotransferase class V-fold PLP-dependent enzyme; the encoded protein is MMFDPLSSTPFPNVIKGISRQLPYFFINPLGLHALSMKSKEILVKSRGIISDFLGCANLEVIFTSSSTESNNLAIKGCLFDKVGSIITTDFEHSSIIHPLKTLEKQGFRVIYIPTDSSGWVEPQKVKEYMDDDTLLITMGAVCRETATLRDVKGILKVAKESKPDILCHFDFWGVYYPDSLVNIKDLDMASFDSLSLLGPLGVGFLYIKKGIRLKPLIEGGTQERGLRAGEENLFGIYTLAQSIKVLVEWREAIESNLKTNDHYLEERMFLPPIFKKGCKAPGLFSYGLKETSMEVLASFMERGGIFLGYSSPCMVSGLKKRIKQKAGFEDALSFRIPPFTSLKEVSTFLNHLSNILARVEHTL
- a CDS encoding aldehyde ferredoxin oxidoreductase family protein, whose protein sequence is MSWWGRYLFINLTERKYEDFHVEEEKIKKYLGGNGVGTYLLYKLSKRGSNPFSEDNVLIINTGPANGTLVPMASKFCVVSKSPQTGGFTKGFCGGKFGQEIKFAGWDGIIICGACEEWTHIHIEDDKVYFKKAEDLKGVYTSLTQKILKERYGEDIKTLVIGPAGENLVKYACIISDLRAVGTGGIGAVLGSKKVKAISVRGTKLVKPKNPYKLMDFIKSFEKTVYDHPGIKNLIKFGTSAGVMHLQHLGALPSYNWMRETFDRAESISGEALRKRVIKDVSCFGCIVPCGKYTVGGDAFTVGPEYEGVFSMGTIIGNGDIEELISLDRLTDELGLGQIQAGGVVAWVMECFEKGLLGKRELDDLDLHFGNTDAVKKLLKKIAFREGIGDILAEGSQRASELLGVGEDFLMTVKGMEIAGHSPRAIKTQALAYAVSNRGPVHCDIRPGMEENNIIPIGRCKGKGKVGKDLAVWTSIVNSIIYCLSAERVVGLKLNEKILEMVNAVMDWNIDIEDLYKIGERIYTLERLFNVREGFSRKDDTLPKRIKEETTERGQRTTQKDLDAMLDEFYEAFGWDREGIPKRETLIKLGIEEFADDV
- a CDS encoding 4Fe-4S dicluster domain-containing protein, with protein sequence MLKIDLSLCSGCKRCMLACSFYKSGGFNPRLSSIEVITDISNRPVAYRVRECGECKGFYCVDFCILKAVEVIT
- a CDS encoding MoaD/ThiS family protein; translation: MRIRLLGYLAYVMGEEVLEVKGIRSVEEAIKRVADMKDTGGIIFSGNGLWEGVLIILNGEVVEDFKKQVHEGDELIITLPTAGG
- a CDS encoding sigma 54-interacting transcriptional regulator, with protein sequence MDSDEVLRKFMSAELKLFYNLSKKLVAMNTQPEQVILDVVRMLGELEGIKRVAFYIAEQGSSKISLVSSIGVEEKNITLNKKEGVVGFIFDKGYPVVIKSLSEEPLFLNKIKRNDLNDVSFLGVPIKYNDSVVGVITVDLRKDYIATAHLIDLLVMLSNLIGNYIYTYVKLREKEGVLKEEIATLKRELIKKFTVEGFVGISKAYHNVIKQVMKVAELDVTVMMRGESGTGKTTLAKVIHYLSPRKNRPFVEVNCSAIPTELLEAELFGYEKGAFTGAYTTKMGKVEVANGGTLFFDEIGDLSLAVQAKLLRFMQTKEFERLGSNKTLRSDVRIVVATNRNLEEMVSKGEFREDLYYRIAVYPIYIPPLRERKEDIPVLVEHYIKQISSMMGRRIRMDSETLRVLVSCSFPGNVRELVNCLTRAAISSNTGVIKPQDLSCIGSGMCFSHMVKQTKNTETKEDLKEGKPETSPPKDERTLIIEALERTGYVQAKAARLLGMSVRQLNYRIKKYRIQIKKI